CCGCACATGGGATGGTCCCGGCTGAACATCACCCGCCCCGACCCGCTGCTGGCCGGGGTCGGTGACGGTGCCTATGCCTATTTCGTGCACAGCTACGTCTGTCCGGACACGGACGCCACCCTGGCCTGCGCCGACTATGGCACCGAGGTGCCGGCGGTGGTCCGCACCGGCAACCGGTGGGGCTGCCAGTTCCACCCCGAGCGCTCGGCCGAGGCCGGAGCCCGGATATTGAAGAACTTTCTGGAGCTGAGCGTCGCATGATCCTGTATCCCGCAATCGACCTTCGGGCCGGGGTCTGCGTGCGGCTGATGCATGGCCGCTTCGACCAGGTGACCGAATATGACACTGATCCGGTGGCCCGACTGGCGACGTTCGCCGAGGCCGGGGCCGACTGGGCCCACATCGTCGATCTGGACGGTGCCGAGGCCGGACGGGCCGCCCAGCATGCCCTGATCGGAACACTGGCCCGCGCCGGAACCGTCTCGATCCAGTCCGGCGGCGGTGTCCGCTCGGCCGAGGATGTCGCAGCCCTGCTGGACGCAGGCGTCAGCCGCGTCGTGATTGGCTCGCTGGCCGTGTCGCAGCCCGATACCGTTCTGAACTGGCTCGACCGCTTCGGGGCCGATCGCATCACCCTGGCCATCGACGTCAAGGCGGACGGCGACCGCTATGTCCCGGCGCTGAAGGGCTGGACCGAGGCGGCGAGCGTGGACCTGTGGGCGGCCCTGGATCGCTATCCGGCAGGCAGCACCCGTCATCTGCTGGTCACCGACGTCGGGCGTGACGGGGCCCTGACCGGGCCGAACCTGGACCTGCTGCGGTCCATCGTCGAGCGTCGGCCGGACCTGAAGGTCCAGGCCTCGGGCGGGGTGTCCAGCGTGGCGGACCTGACGGCGGCCAAGGCCATCGGTTGCGACGGGGCCATCGTCGGGCGGGCCCTGTATGAGGGGCGGTTCACCGTCGCCGAAGCCATCACGGCGGTCCGATGACGGCGCGGCGCATCATCCCCTGCCTGGACGTCAAGGACGGCCGGGTGGTCAAGGGCGTGCGGTTCGAGGGTCACCGCGACATGGGCGATGCCGTCGAACTGGCGGCGCGCTATCGCGATCAGGGCGCGGACGAGCTGGTGTTCTATGACATCACCGCCAGTCCGCAGGGGCGTACTCTCGACTATGGCTGGGTGCGCGACATCGCCCGGACCCTGGACATCCCTTTCTGCGTCGCGGGCGGCATTCGCACGGTGGATCAGGCGGCCCGCTGCCTGGACAATGGGGCGGACAAGGTCTCGATCAACTCCCCGGCTCTGGAGCGCCCCGATTTGATCGGCGAGATGGCCGCACGTCTGGGCCGCCAGTGCGTGGTGGTCGGCGTGGACTCCAAGCGGTCGGGCGACGACTGGGTGGTTCATCAGTATACGGGTGATCCGTCCGCCAGCCGTGGCGCAGGCCGCAGGACCATGGACTGGATCCTTGAGGTCCAGGCCCTGGGTGCGGGCGAGATCGTGCTGAACTGCATGGATGAGGACGGTGTTCGGCGCGGCTATGACATCGCCCAGCTGGCCGCCGCGCGGGGCCGCCTGACCATTCCCCTGGTCGCCTCGGGCGGCGCGGGCACGGCCTCCCACTTCCTCGACGTGTTCGAAAGCGCCAATGTTTCCGGGGCCCTGGCCGCCAGTGTCTTTCACACCGGCACCCTGGCGATCCCCGAGCTGAAGGCCTTCCTGGGCGGGGCCGGCGTGGAGGTACGACAGTGATCGATCCGAACACCCTCGACTTCGCCAAGGGCGACGGCCTGATCCCGGTCGTGGTCCAGGACGCGGCGACCCTGCAAGTCCTGACCCTGGCCTATATGGACCGCGCGGCACTGGAAGAGACCGTGGCCAGCGGCGAAGCCACCTTCTTCTCGCGCTCGCGCGGCGGGCGGTGGCGCAAGGGAGAAACCTCGGGCGACCGGCTGCATGTGGTCTCGATCACGCCGGACTGCGATGCGGACGCCCTGGTGCTGAAGGTCCGGCCCGTCGGCAATGCCTGTCACCTGAACCGCGTCAGCTGTTTTGGCGAGGAAGATGCCCCCGGCCTCGGCCGCATCGCCCGGCTGGAAGCCACCATCGCGGAACGCGCCGCCGCTGACCCGGCCCACAGCTGGACGGCCCGCCTTCTGGCCGAGGGGCCCAAGCGCGCGGCGCAGAAGGTCGGCGAGGAGGGCGTCGAGACCGCCCTGGCCGGTGCCGCTGGTCCCGATACGGAACTGGCATCGGAGGCCGCGGATTTGATCTATCATCTGCTGGTGCTGCTGCGTTCGCGTCACATGGTGTTTCAAGACGTGCTGGATGTGTTGGCCAAGCGCGCGCAACCGGCCAAAGACGCAGACTGAACCGGACATTCTGTCCGGGCGACAGAGGGAAGGAGCGGGCATGGCAGCTCTGGTGCTGTTCGGCGGTGGTGGCGATCTGGCCATGCGCATGCTGCTGCCCTCGCTTTATTTCCTGGAGCATGACCGCCTTCTGCCCGACGATCTGAAGATCATCGGGGCCGCCCGGTCCGAAGAAACCCCGGCTGAATACATCGCCAAGGTTCGCGCCTCGGTCGAGGCCAAGGCTCGCGCCGACCAGGCCTGGGACGAGGCCGCCTGGGCCCGGATGGAGGCCCGCCTGGACTATCTGGCCGTCGATGCGACCAGCGCCGAGAGCCTGCGCCCCCTGCGTGACAAGGTCGGCCAGGGGTCGGTGACGTCCTTCCTGGCGGTGTCGCCTTCGCTCTATGCCCGCATCGTGACGGCCATGCGGGCCGCCGGCCTGGCCGAGCCCGAGGACCGGGTGGTGCTGGAAAAGCCTGTCGGACGGGACCTGGAAACCTTCCTGGCCATCGACGACGCCGTTGCCGACGCCTTCTCCGAACAGCAGGTGTTCCGCATCGACCACTATCTGGGCAAGGAGACGGTCCAGAACCTGATCGCCCTGCGCTTCGGCAACACCATCTTCGAGCCGCTGTGGAACAATCTGTCGATCGACCACGTCCAGATCACCATCGGCGAGACGGTAGGGGTCGGCGACCGCTGGCCCTATTACGACGAGTACGGAGCATTGCGCGACATGCTCCAGAACCACATGCTCCAGCTGCTCTGCCTGGTCGCCATGGAGCCGCCCAGCGACCTGGACCCGGACTCGGTCCGCAACGAAAAGGTCAAGGTCCTGCGGTCCCTTCGCCCCATAACGCCTGAGGATGCCGAGCGGGTCACCGTGCGGGGCCAGTATGCGGCCGGAACCTCGGGCGGCAAGCCGGTCGCCAGCTATGACGAGGAACGCGGTCTGGATTCAGACACCGAAACCTTTGTCGCCATCCGCGCCGACATCGACAACTGGCGCTGGGCCGGCGTCCCCTTCTTCATGCGGACCGGCAAACGCCTGCCCGAGAAGCGCACCGAGATCGTCATCCAGTTCAAGCCGGTGCCACATTCCATCTTCGACCGCGACGACCGTGGCGAGGTCCAGGCCAACCGCATGATCATCGAGCTGCAGCCCGAGGAGGACATCAGCCTGACGGTCATGAACAAGCGTCCTGGACTGGATCAGCGGATGCAGCTGCAGCCGATCAAGATGAGCCTGTCCTGGGGTGTCGGCGGCAAGGGCGATGCCCCACCCCGCCGCCGCATCGCCTATGAGCGGCTGCTTCTGGATGCGCTGAACGGCGACTCCACCCTGTTCGTGCGCCGTGACGAGGCGGAAAAGGCCTGGGAATGGGTCGACGGCGTGTCCCAGGCCTGGGCTGATGCCGGCACCAAGCCCCATGACTATGTCGCTGGCACCTGGGGCCCCGAGGCCGCGGACTATCTGCTGGACCGCACTGGCCGCGCCTGGAACACGACCGATGCCTGAGATCGAAGTTTTCGCCACGACTGACGACTGGGCCGAAGCCTGCGCGTCCCGCCTTGCGTCGGACTTGTCCGCCGCCATTACCGCCAACGGGCGGGCCCTGTTCGCCGGGCCGGGCGGATCGACGCCCGCCCCCATCTATGCCCGACTGGCCGAGGCCCGGCTGGAATGGTCCAGCGTCGCCGTGACCCTGATCGACGAACGCTATGTCCCGGAGACTTCGCCGGAGTCGAACGCCCGCCTTATCCGCGACGTCCTGCTGACCGGACCGGCGGCCGCCGCTCGTTTCGTGCCGCTGTACAGCCCCGCCGTGACGGTGGACCGGGCCGCTGCCGTGGCTGCCGCCGCCCTGCGTGCCGAGGGCGGGCGCTTCGACACGGTCCTTCTGGGCATGGGCGAAGATGGCCATATCTGTTCCATGTTCCCGGACAGCCCGACCCTGAAGACCCTGCTCACGCCGACCCTGGCCCCCACCGTCCTGGGCGTGCCGCCCGGGCGCGACGGGGCCGCCCCGACGATCGAGCGGCTCAGCGTGAACCTGGCCTATCTGGCTCAGGCCGGCCGGGTCATCCTGGCGCTGAAAGGCGCCGCCAAGCGAACGGTCTATGAACGCGAGGCCTTGGGCGATCCCAAGGTCCAGCCGATCGCCGCCCTGATCGCCGCCGGGGTGCCCCTCGAAGTTCTGTGGACGGAAGGCTCCTGATGTCGCTTCATCCCACGGTCGCCGCCGTCACTGCCCGCATCATCGAGCGCAGCGGTCCGACGCGCACCGACTATATCCGCCGCATGGACCATGCCCGCGACAGCGGCGTGGCGCGGGCCAAGCTGTCCTGCGCCAACTGGGCCCATGCCTTCGCCGGTCAGACGATTGCCGACAAGCTGACCATGATGGGCGGCCAGGCCCCGAACCTGGGCATCGTCACCGCCTATAACGACATGCTGTCGGCGCATCAGCCGTTCGAGCGCTTTCCCGAGATCCTGCGCGAAGCCGCACGCGCCATGGGGGCCACGGCCCAGGTCGCGGGCGGAACCCCGGCCATGTGCGACGGCGTCACCCAGGGCCGCCCCGGCATGGAGCTGAGCCTGTTCAGCCGCGATCTGATCGCCATGTCGGCGGGTATCGCCCTGACGCACGATGCCTTCGACGCCGCCATCATGCTGGGTGTCTGCGACAAGATCGTGCCCGGCCTGTTCATGGGTGCCTTGGCCTTTGGCCACCTGCCGGTCGTCTTCGCCCCCGCCGGGCCGATGCCCAGCGGCATTCCGAATGCGGAAAAGGCCCGCGTCCGCGCCGAATATGCTCAAGGCAAGGTGGACCGGTCCGTGCTGCTGGAGAGCGAGGTCGGCTCCTATCACTCGCCCGGCACCTGCACCTTCTACGGCACCGCCAACTCCAATCAGATGATGATGGAGCTGATGGGCCTGCATATGCCCTCGACCGCCTTCGTCCATCCCGAGACAGGGCTGCGCGATGCCCTGACGGCAGCGGCGGGACGGCGCGCGATCGAGCTGGCCCTGTCCGGCACCTGCCGCATGGCCGACGTGATCGACGAGAAGGCGATCGTCAACGGCATCGTCGCCCTTCTGGCCACGGGCGGATCGACCAACCACGCCATCCACCTGGTCGCCATGGCGCGGGCGGCGGGCATAGTGATCGACTGGACCGACATGGACGAGCTGTCGGCGGTGACGCCGCTGCTGGCGCGGGTCTATCCCAATGGCTCGGCCGATGTGAATGCCTTCCAGGCGGCGGGCGGCGTGGCTTTCGTTGCGCGCGAACTGGCCCAGGCCGGGAATATCCATTCCGACGTCACGACCATCATGGGCTCGGGGATCGAGGCTTATTTCCAGGAACCGTCGTTGATCGACGGCCAACTGGTCTGGCGCGACGGCGTGAGCGAAAGCCTGGACACCGACATCCTTCGCCCGGCCTCCGACCCGTTCCAGAAGGACGGCGGTCTGCGCCTTGTGAAGGGCAATCTGGGCCGGGCCGTCATCAAGGTCTCGGCGGTCAAGCCCGAGCACCGGATTGTCGAGGCTCCCTGCGCCGTCTTCGAGACCCAGGAAGAGGTCCAGGCCGCCTTCAAGGCCGGACAGCTGGATCGCGACGTGGTCATCGTTCTGCGTTTCCAGGGGCCCAAGGCCAATGGGATGCCCGAACTGCATTCCCTGTCGCCCCTGATGTCGGTCCTGCTGGATCGCGGCTTCAAGGTGGCCCTGGTCACCGACGGGCGCATGTCGGGCGCGTCCGGCAAGACGGCCGCGGCCATCCATGTCAGTCCAGAGGCCCTGGACGGCGGCCCCTTGGCCTATGTTCAGACCGGCGACATCATCCGCGTCGATGGCGAGGCAGGCACGCTCGAAGCGGTCGGCATTGACCTGACAACCCGCGACCGTGCCCGTCGCACACCCGCCCACGCCGCCTCGGATTCCTGGGGTTATGGCCGTGAACTGTTCACGGCGTTCCGCCGCGTGGTGACCTCCGCAGAAGAGGGTGCCACCGTCTGTTTCTCCGGGGAGGAGACCTGAATATGACCATCGCCTGGGACAAGACACTGCTGGTCGGTGACGTTGGCGGCACCAACGCCCGTTTCGCCATTGCCCACATGATCCAGGGCAAGCCGGTACTGGAGCATCACCAGAGCTTTCCGGCCTCGGAACATCCCACATTCCTGGGTGGGGTGAAGGCCTTCATCGACGGCTGCGAGGTCAAGCCGACGGGTGGCGTCATTGCCGTCGCCGGGCCGGTGACGGACGGCGAGATCGACCTGACCAACTCGCCCTGGCGGGTGTCTGAGGCCGAGCTAGAAACCCTGGGCATGAAGCCCGTCCGCCTGATCAATGATTTCGAGGCCCTGGCCTGGGGTGCCCCCGTCGTCCCGGCCGACCAACTGGCTTCGCTGGGCGGCCCCGATGAGGGAGACCCCGAATCGGCGATCGCGGTCCTGGGCCCGGGCACCGGTTTTGGCGTGTCGGCGCTGGTGCGTGACGGGCGCGGCGGGGAAATGGCCATGCCGTCCGAAGGTGGCCATGCCTGCTTCCCGCCGGGCGATGCGGTTGAAGACGAAATCCTGCGCATCCTGCGTCGCCGCTATGACCGCGTGTCCATCGAGCGGCTGATCTGCGGGCCGGGCCTTTTGAACATGCACCGGGCCTTGGCCGAGATTGATGGTCGCGAGACCCATATCGAGGACCCGGCCGAAATCACCGAGACCGCCCTGGCCAATCCGAACAGCCCGTGCGGGGCGACCCTGGCCCGCTTCTGCGCCATTCTGGGGGCCGTGGCCGGGGACATTGCCCTGACCACCGGGGCCCGCGGCGGGGTCTATATCGCCGGCGGAATTGCGCCGCGCATCCTGCCCTTCCTGAAGGCCAGTCCTTTCCGTGAGCGGTTCGAGCGCAAGGGCCGGTTCGCCGACTATATGAAGGCGATCCCCACCAATGTGATCCTGCATAAACACGCGGCCCTGCTGGGCGCAGCACGGGTAGCGTTCGCCCAGGCGGAGTAAGGCGATCACGGAAACCTCACGCCGCCGTGAACCTTTCCGCAGGCTCGGTGTTTTGGTCTTTCCAACTATGGAAGGGACTAAATCATGCGTAAACTGATGATCGCCGCCGTCGCCACCTTCGCCGTTGCCGGCCTGGCCGCCTGCGGTGAAAGCGCCGCCGACAAGGCCGCCGAGCAGCAGGCCGACTCCATCGAGGCGCAAGGCGAAATGCAGGCCGACGCCCTGGAGCGTCAGGCCGACGCCGCCACGACCGACGCTCAGGAAGATGCCCTGAACGCTCAGGCCGACCGCGTTGAAGAGAACGCCGACCGTGCCGCCGACCGCGTCGAGCAGCAGGCTGGCAACGCCGACGGTGGCATGACCACTGCGAACACGCCGACCACCAACTAAGCCTTCGATCCCGATCGAGGTTCAGACCCCCGCCGGTTCGCCCGGCGGGGGTTTTTCGTGGTCGCGATCAGGCCTTCTTGGGGGGCCAGGGGATGAAGGGGCTGGTGCGGGCGACATAGTCGGCATAGCCGGGCCGCGAGCTGTGAATGGCCTTTTCGGTGATGCCGATGCCGGACCATTTGGTCAGGGTGAAGGTCAGGAAGATCGGCCCCAGGATGGACGCCGCTCCGACCCAGCCGCTCTCGGCCGCGATCAGATAAAGCCCCCACCAGACACAGGCATCGCCGAAATAGTTCGGATGGCGGGTATAGCGCCACAGGCCGGTATCCAGCACCTTGCCCTTATTGGCCGGGTCCTTGCGGAAGGCCGACAGCTGGGCATCGCCTATGCTTTCGCAGGCGATGCCGACCACGGCGAGGCCGGCCCCGATCCAGCCAATCCAGCCGACCGTCGGGCTATAGGCGATTTGACCCAGCTGCACCGGCAGGGACGTCAGCCAGGCCAGCAGCCCCTGCGGCAGGAAGACGAACAGCAGGGCGGTCTTGCCGAAGCTCCAACCTTTGTTCTTTTCCTGGCTTTCGACGATGGCGACATAGCGCCCATCAGCGCCATGCAGACGCCAGCGCCGCAGCAAATGGATGCCCAGGCGCAACGCCCACACCCCGACCAGCCAAAGCAACAGCAGGGTCCGTGTCGGATCGCCCTCGGTCCGGGGCCAGGTGATGAGGGCCAGCAGTAGCATGCCCAGCGGCCAGACGCCGTCGATGAAGCTGACGTCCTTCAGCCGCAGGGCCAGGAGCCAGAGGACCAGCATCACACCAATGATGACGGCCAGATTCACGGCCAGGAGGGTCAGGATTTCAATCAGGGTCATGGCGCAGAAACGCTATGGCCAAGCTGAAGGATGCAGCGGCACGGCCGACGTGCAGCGAATTTCATGCGACGTGGGCCGATCCTAGTCGATGCAGAGGGTCGCTTCGGCCTTGCCGTCCTCGATCGTCGTGAAACAGCCGAAGCGGTTGCTGGTCGCCTGACAGACGCCGGTGACGGCCCGGCCTTCCGGCGGCAGGACGCTGCCTTCCACCCGGCAGTCGCCCAGGCAATCGTCGCCGTCGCTGCAGCGTTGCCCGGCGTCGGCATAACGGATCACGCATTGCAGGGACTGCAGCCGTCCGACCCGCTGCATGGTCCCGCCCTGGGCCGTGCATTCGGCGACAGCCATTTCCTCGGGTGTCAGAGCCTTGGGTGCGCACGCCCCCAGGCACAGCATCGACAGGGTCGCTATGGCGATGATCGGCAGTTTCATGGTCAGCTCTCCACCCGGCCCTTGGCAAAGCCGGACCAGCAGTCGTCATAGTCGAGTTGCATCAGGGGCGTCTCATGCGCCCATTTTGTGACGCGAATAGGCATGCGCGTCTCGAACATGAAGGCCAGGGTGTTCTCGATCTTGTGGGGCACGAGGTCGGCCTGGGTCGCGGCCTCCCACGTCGCCTGGTCCGGACCGTGGCCGCTCATGCGGTTGTGCAGCGAGGCGCCACCAGGGGCGAACCCGCCCGCCTTGGCGTCATAGGCCCCGTACACCAGCCCCATGAACTCGCTCATCACATTGCGATGGAACCAGGGCGGCCGGAAGGTATCCTCGCCCACCATCCAGCGGGGCGGGAAGATGACAAAGTCCATGTTGGCCGTGCCGTGAACTTCTGACGGACTGGTCAGGACCGTAAAGATCGACGGATCGGGATGGTCATAGCTGACCGTATTGATCGTGTTGAACCGATGGGTGTCATAGCGGTAGGGCGCGTGATTGCCGTGCCAGGCGACCACATCCAGCGGACTGTGCTCAAAGGTCGTGGCCCACAGGCGGCCGCCGTATTTCTGGATGCACTGGACCGGCCGCGACACGTCCTCAAACGCGGCGACCGGGGTCTCGAAATCCCGCGCATTGGCCAGCCCGTTCGACCCGATGGGCCCCAGATCCGGCAGTTGCAGCGGTGCTCCATAGTTTTCGCAGACGTATCCGCGCGAGGGCCCGAACAGCTCGACCCGGAACCGCACGCCTCGGGGGATCACCACGACATGGCCGGGAAGCGCCTCGATGATCCCCATCTCGGTCACGAACCTGTGCGCGCCCTCCTGGGGCACGATCAGCAGTTCGCCATCGGCATCATAGAAGACGCGATCCACCATCGACCGGTCGGCGGCATACAGATGGATCCCCACCCCGGTGCCGGCTTCGGCATCGCCGTTGCCCCCATAGGTCACCAGCCCCTCGACCCAGTCGGTCGGGACGGTCGGCAAGGGCAGAGGATCCCAGCGCAGCCGGTTGGGATTGGGCGGGGTCTCGTCGAACGGCCCGGATCGCAGCCGCCCCTGATCGAAGGGCTGATAGGCCGGGTGCTGGGCGCTGGGTCGCAGCCGATACAGCCAGCTGCGCCGGTTCTGGTGCCGGGGGGCGGTAAAGGCCGTGCCCGAGAGCTGTTCGGCATAAAGCCCCAGCGGCGGCCGCTGGGGCGAGTTCCTTCCGATCGGCAGGGCCCCCACCACCGCTTCGGTGGCGAAGCTGTTGCCGAAGCCGGTCATATAGGCGACCGTGTCTGTGCCGGTTGTCATGGCGTTGTTCTCCCTGACCCCGATTTAAGCCGGGGCCCGGCCGAGGGCTAGGGCTTGGCAACGCCCGTCGTGCGGCACCGATCCGAACAGAAACGCACCTGATCCCAGTCCCGCGCCCATTTCCGTCGCCAGGCGAACGGCCGCCCGCAGGCCACGCAGGTCTTCTGCGGCAGGTTGCCCTTGTCCGGGGCCGTGCCCTTGTTCACGTGTTTACGGGCCATGTCCGATCCTGGTCTTTCCAGGGCCCAAAGGCCAGGCGAAGGGTCGCATACCGATCCGCACGAAAAACCTTCCCTTTACGCGCACGTCAAGTTATCACTTGGGGCATGGCCACTGCCGACGACCATCGCACCTATTCCATCCGCCAGTTGTGCCGGGAATTCGGCGCGACGGCCCGCGCCCTTCGATTCTATGAGGACAAGGGCCTGCTGACGCCCGCCCGCAAGGGGCAGACACGCGTCTATGGCGCGCGCGACCGGGCACGGCTGAAACTGATCCTGAGGGGGCGCCGCATCGGCTTCACCCTTCAAGAGATCCAGGAGATGCTGGATCTCTACGACCACGACGACCACAACGCCCATCAGATGGCGGTGGCCCTGCGCCGTCACCGTGCCCAGATCGCTGCCCTGAAGCAGCAGCGCGAAGATCTGGACGCCGCCATCGAAACGGCCGAGGAAGCCTGTGCCGTCATGGAGCGTAAGCTGGGCGAACACCGCCCCGACCTGCTGCCCGGCGCCGAAGAATACGCGACGCTTCTTCGTGCGCGCATGAACCCCGAACAACCCGTCATCCAGCCCTTCAAAGCGAGAGCCTGAGCCCCCATGGCCTATAAAGCCCCCGTCCGCGACCTGACCTTCGTGCTGAATGAAGTTCTGGACATCGACCGCTATGCCAACCAGCCCGGCTTTCAGGACGTGTCCTCGGATCTGGTTGCCCAGATCCTGGAGGAAGGCGCCAAGTTCGCCGAGGAGGTGATCGCGCCCCTGAACAAGGTCGGCGACACCGAAGGCTGCAAATGGGCGGACGGCAAGGTCACCGGCCCGACGGGCTGGAAGGAAGCCTATCAGGCCATGGTCGCCGCCGGATGGCCGGCCCTGTCGGCCCTGACCGAGCATGGCGGCCAGGGCATGCCCTCGGTCGTGGCCATGGCCTTCGGCCAGTTCACCGCCGCCGCCAGCCCGGCCTTCTCCATGTATCCGGGCCTGACGGCCGGAGCCTATTGGGGCCTGAACGCCAACGGCTCCGATGAGCAGAAGGCCATGTACCTGCCCAAGATGGCGTCGGGTGAATGGGGCGGCACCATGAACCTGACCGAGCCGCAGTGCGGCACGGACCTGGGCCTGATCCGCACCAAGGCCGTCCCGAACGGCGACGGCAGCTACAACATCACCGGCCAGAAGATCTGGATTTCGTCGGGCGAGCACGACTTCACCGACAACATCATTCACCTGGTCCTGGCCCGCATTGAGGGCGCACCGGCCGGCATCAAGGGCATCAGCCTGTTTGTCGTTCCCAAGGTCTTCGTCAACGAAGACGGCAGCCTGGGCGAGCGCAACGAAGGCGTCCAGTGCGCGGGCCTGGAGCACAAGATGGGCATCCACGGCAACGCCACCTGCGTCATGGCCTATGAAAACGCCAAGGGCTGGCTGGTCGGGACCGAGAACAAGGGCATGGCCGCCATGTTCGTGATGATGAACGAGGCGCGCCTGGGCACCGGGCTGCAAGGCCTGGCCATCGGCACCGCCGCCTATCAGGCCGCCGTCGAGTTTGCTCACGACCGCCTGCAGGGCCGCTCGCTGACCGGACCCAAGAACCCGGACGGTCCGGCCGATTCCATCATGGTCCATCCGGACGTGCGCCGCATGCTGCTGGAAGCCAAGGCCTTCGTCGAAGGCGGCCAGGCCTTCACCCTGTGGACCGCGCTCCAGGCCGATCTTCAGCATTCGGACGATGAGGCGACCGCCCAGAAGGCCAAGGACTACATGGGTCTGATCACGCCCGTGCTGAAAGCCTATCTGACCGACAAGGGCTTCCACGTCGCCAGCCTGGCCATGCAGGTTCACGGCGGCTCGGGCTACACCGAACACTATCCGGCGTCTCAGTATCTGCGCGATGCCCGCATCACCATGATCTATGAGGGGGCCAACGGCATTCAGGCCCTGGATCTGGTGGGCCGCAAGCTGCCCGCCAACGGCGGCCGCGCCATCATGAGCTGGTTCGCCGACATCGACGCCTTCGTCTCCGAGAACGGCGGCGACACCCCGATCAAGCCCTTCGTCGACGGCCTGGCCGACACCAAGAAGAAGCTGCAGGAGGCCACCATGTGGCTGATGCAGAACGGCATGCAG
The genomic region above belongs to Brevundimonas vitisensis and contains:
- the hisF gene encoding imidazole glycerol phosphate synthase subunit HisF is translated as MTARRIIPCLDVKDGRVVKGVRFEGHRDMGDAVELAARYRDQGADELVFYDITASPQGRTLDYGWVRDIARTLDIPFCVAGGIRTVDQAARCLDNGADKVSINSPALERPDLIGEMAARLGRQCVVVGVDSKRSGDDWVVHQYTGDPSASRGAGRRTMDWILEVQALGAGEIVLNCMDEDGVRRGYDIAQLAAARGRLTIPLVASGGAGTASHFLDVFESANVSGALAASVFHTGTLAIPELKAFLGGAGVEVRQ
- the pgl gene encoding 6-phosphogluconolactonase, producing MPEIEVFATTDDWAEACASRLASDLSAAITANGRALFAGPGGSTPAPIYARLAEARLEWSSVAVTLIDERYVPETSPESNARLIRDVLLTGPAAAARFVPLYSPAVTVDRAAAVAAAALRAEGGRFDTVLLGMGEDGHICSMFPDSPTLKTLLTPTLAPTVLGVPPGRDGAAPTIERLSVNLAYLAQAGRVILALKGAAKRTVYEREALGDPKVQPIAALIAAGVPLEVLWTEGS
- the hisIE gene encoding bifunctional phosphoribosyl-AMP cyclohydrolase/phosphoribosyl-ATP diphosphatase HisIE; the encoded protein is MIDPNTLDFAKGDGLIPVVVQDAATLQVLTLAYMDRAALEETVASGEATFFSRSRGGRWRKGETSGDRLHVVSITPDCDADALVLKVRPVGNACHLNRVSCFGEEDAPGLGRIARLEATIAERAAADPAHSWTARLLAEGPKRAAQKVGEEGVETALAGAAGPDTELASEAADLIYHLLVLLRSRHMVFQDVLDVLAKRAQPAKDAD
- the glk gene encoding glucokinase, encoding MTIAWDKTLLVGDVGGTNARFAIAHMIQGKPVLEHHQSFPASEHPTFLGGVKAFIDGCEVKPTGGVIAVAGPVTDGEIDLTNSPWRVSEAELETLGMKPVRLINDFEALAWGAPVVPADQLASLGGPDEGDPESAIAVLGPGTGFGVSALVRDGRGGEMAMPSEGGHACFPPGDAVEDEILRILRRRYDRVSIERLICGPGLLNMHRALAEIDGRETHIEDPAEITETALANPNSPCGATLARFCAILGAVAGDIALTTGARGGVYIAGGIAPRILPFLKASPFRERFERKGRFADYMKAIPTNVILHKHAALLGAARVAFAQAE
- the zwf gene encoding glucose-6-phosphate dehydrogenase, translated to MAALVLFGGGGDLAMRMLLPSLYFLEHDRLLPDDLKIIGAARSEETPAEYIAKVRASVEAKARADQAWDEAAWARMEARLDYLAVDATSAESLRPLRDKVGQGSVTSFLAVSPSLYARIVTAMRAAGLAEPEDRVVLEKPVGRDLETFLAIDDAVADAFSEQQVFRIDHYLGKETVQNLIALRFGNTIFEPLWNNLSIDHVQITIGETVGVGDRWPYYDEYGALRDMLQNHMLQLLCLVAMEPPSDLDPDSVRNEKVKVLRSLRPITPEDAERVTVRGQYAAGTSGGKPVASYDEERGLDSDTETFVAIRADIDNWRWAGVPFFMRTGKRLPEKRTEIVIQFKPVPHSIFDRDDRGEVQANRMIIELQPEEDISLTVMNKRPGLDQRMQLQPIKMSLSWGVGGKGDAPPRRRIAYERLLLDALNGDSTLFVRRDEAEKAWEWVDGVSQAWADAGTKPHDYVAGTWGPEAADYLLDRTGRAWNTTDA
- the edd gene encoding phosphogluconate dehydratase, translated to MSLHPTVAAVTARIIERSGPTRTDYIRRMDHARDSGVARAKLSCANWAHAFAGQTIADKLTMMGGQAPNLGIVTAYNDMLSAHQPFERFPEILREAARAMGATAQVAGGTPAMCDGVTQGRPGMELSLFSRDLIAMSAGIALTHDAFDAAIMLGVCDKIVPGLFMGALAFGHLPVVFAPAGPMPSGIPNAEKARVRAEYAQGKVDRSVLLESEVGSYHSPGTCTFYGTANSNQMMMELMGLHMPSTAFVHPETGLRDALTAAAGRRAIELALSGTCRMADVIDEKAIVNGIVALLATGGSTNHAIHLVAMARAAGIVIDWTDMDELSAVTPLLARVYPNGSADVNAFQAAGGVAFVARELAQAGNIHSDVTTIMGSGIEAYFQEPSLIDGQLVWRDGVSESLDTDILRPASDPFQKDGGLRLVKGNLGRAVIKVSAVKPEHRIVEAPCAVFETQEEVQAAFKAGQLDRDVVIVLRFQGPKANGMPELHSLSPLMSVLLDRGFKVALVTDGRMSGASGKTAAAIHVSPEALDGGPLAYVQTGDIIRVDGEAGTLEAVGIDLTTRDRARRTPAHAASDSWGYGRELFTAFRRVVTSAEEGATVCFSGEET
- the hisA gene encoding 1-(5-phosphoribosyl)-5-[(5-phosphoribosylamino)methylideneamino]imidazole-4-carboxamide isomerase encodes the protein MILYPAIDLRAGVCVRLMHGRFDQVTEYDTDPVARLATFAEAGADWAHIVDLDGAEAGRAAQHALIGTLARAGTVSIQSGGGVRSAEDVAALLDAGVSRVVIGSLAVSQPDTVLNWLDRFGADRITLAIDVKADGDRYVPALKGWTEAASVDLWAALDRYPAGSTRHLLVTDVGRDGALTGPNLDLLRSIVERRPDLKVQASGGVSSVADLTAAKAIGCDGAIVGRALYEGRFTVAEAITAVR
- a CDS encoding DUF1295 domain-containing protein, encoding MTLIEILTLLAVNLAVIIGVMLVLWLLALRLKDVSFIDGVWPLGMLLLALITWPRTEGDPTRTLLLLWLVGVWALRLGIHLLRRWRLHGADGRYVAIVESQEKNKGWSFGKTALLFVFLPQGLLAWLTSLPVQLGQIAYSPTVGWIGWIGAGLAVVGIACESIGDAQLSAFRKDPANKGKVLDTGLWRYTRHPNYFGDACVWWGLYLIAAESGWVGAASILGPIFLTFTLTKWSGIGITEKAIHSSRPGYADYVARTSPFIPWPPKKA